From one Bacteroidota bacterium genomic stretch:
- a CDS encoding NrdH-redoxin — protein sequence MLEGLKGKKRSYVLLYKKGSEQSECAFDNVSNAADTHVDINILAADVSQVRDIHEKYNIKTAPVILIFEDDSFRNAIKGCQNTGYVNSLFENAVFIARKDEDGTPQKNVTVYSTPTCSWCNTLKAHLRKHGIYYTDIDVSADPSLAEELVRKSGQQGVPQTEIDGEIIVGFDKTRINRLLGING from the coding sequence ATGCTTGAGGGATTGAAAGGGAAGAAAAGGTCATACGTACTTCTGTATAAAAAGGGATCGGAACAAAGCGAATGTGCCTTTGATAATGTATCCAATGCCGCAGATACTCATGTGGATATCAATATACTTGCCGCTGATGTAAGCCAGGTACGGGATATTCATGAAAAATATAACATCAAAACCGCTCCTGTTATCCTGATATTTGAAGATGATAGCTTCCGTAATGCCATAAAAGGCTGCCAGAATACAGGATACGTAAACTCATTATTTGAAAATGCCGTTTTTATTGCCAGAAAAGATGAGGATGGAACTCCACAAAAGAACGTAACCGTATATTCCACTCCCACCTGTAGCTGGTGCAACACACTAAAAGCACATCTTAGAAAGCATGGAATTTATTATACCGACATCGACGTAAGCGCTGATCCTTCACTCGCTGAAGAGCTGGTTAGAAAAAGCGGACAACAGGGAGTTCCCCAGACTGAGATTGATGGTGAGATCATAGTGGGGTTTGACAAGACCAGGATTAACCGATTATTGGGAATTAACGGCTAA
- a CDS encoding co-chaperone GroES yields MKELQPLNQNVILDISINKKEEKTAGGIIIPDTAKEKPVHAPVVAIGNIENVEIGVGDIVVYKKFSGTEIDFEGKKYLIIPYADLLAKIVETEEI; encoded by the coding sequence ATGAAAGAACTTCAGCCATTAAACCAGAATGTCATCCTGGATATTTCCATTAACAAGAAGGAAGAGAAGACTGCCGGCGGGATCATTATCCCCGACACGGCCAAGGAAAAACCTGTTCATGCACCCGTTGTTGCCATCGGAAACATTGAAAATGTTGAAATTGGAGTAGGAGATATAGTGGTTTATAAGAAATTCTCCGGAACAGAAATCGACTTTGAAGGGAAGAAATATTTAATTATTCCTTATGCCGATCTGCTTGCCAAGATTGTGGAAACAGAAGAAATATAA
- a CDS encoding sulfotransferase — MLLKTYKSVREAFQVYLPPAVGYSFLHLIYIVFRYGVQLRFFPRALVIILISIIGIPFRFYENLRYCRKIWNFPLPESPIFIIGHWRSGTTYLHNIMTMDPSMGYVTTYQGVFPNNVFNGLGRWIFRSFMQLLIPVNRKGDNVKLGVDLPQEEEFALGARHSVSFYYFWYFPDRIRDFYLDSIAFTSRSGLYREKFKKAYIKTIKKAMIRSGKPLFLSKNPPNTGRVKLLMEIFPGAKFIFIHRNPVNVILSTRNFFDKMMPALWFREVNGDCRKTEIYHLYRNIMEKYQEEKQFVPANQLFEICFEDFEKDPLPILKDLYHHLNIPGFDVALPFFRDYFAKARKYKKNEFAIERGELDDILENTSTQMALWNYKIPEEIKIRQE, encoded by the coding sequence ATGCTTCTGAAAACATACAAGTCCGTACGCGAAGCTTTCCAGGTATACCTGCCGCCTGCAGTCGGGTACTCTTTTCTTCATCTGATATACATCGTTTTTCGCTACGGCGTGCAGTTGAGGTTTTTTCCAAGGGCACTGGTTATCATTCTTATCAGCATTATCGGTATCCCTTTCCGTTTCTATGAAAACTTAAGATATTGCCGGAAAATTTGGAATTTCCCACTGCCAGAATCTCCCATTTTCATCATAGGTCATTGGAGAAGCGGTACAACCTATTTGCATAATATCATGACAATGGATCCGTCTATGGGTTATGTGACAACCTATCAGGGAGTGTTCCCGAACAATGTCTTTAATGGCCTTGGGAGATGGATATTCAGGTCGTTTATGCAGTTGCTCATTCCTGTTAACAGAAAAGGAGACAATGTAAAACTTGGTGTTGACCTTCCTCAGGAAGAGGAGTTTGCACTTGGTGCCAGGCATAGCGTGAGTTTTTATTATTTCTGGTATTTTCCTGACAGGATACGGGATTTCTATCTGGATTCTATTGCTTTCACGAGTCGGTCCGGGCTATACCGGGAGAAATTTAAAAAAGCATACATTAAAACGATTAAAAAAGCCATGATTAGGTCGGGCAAGCCTCTCTTCCTATCGAAAAACCCGCCCAACACCGGAAGGGTAAAGCTTCTGATGGAGATCTTTCCCGGGGCTAAGTTCATTTTCATTCACAGGAATCCGGTCAATGTTATTCTTTCAACCCGGAATTTCTTCGACAAGATGATGCCTGCTCTATGGTTCAGAGAAGTAAACGGTGATTGCAGGAAGACTGAGATTTATCATCTTTACCGTAACATCATGGAAAAATACCAGGAAGAAAAGCAGTTTGTTCCTGCTAATCAGTTGTTTGAAATATGTTTTGAAGATTTTGAAAAAGATCCGCTTCCCATCCTGAAGGATTTATACCACCATCTTAATATTCCCGGCTTTGATGTCGCATTGCCTTTTTTCAGGGACTATTTTGCAAAAGCAAGGAAATACAAAAAGAACGAATTTGCCATCGAACGCGGGGAATTGGATGACATCCTGGAAAATACCTCAACGCAAATGGCACTTTGGAACTACAAAATACCGGAAGAGATTAAAATCCGTCAGGAATAA